One Tumebacillus amylolyticus DNA segment encodes these proteins:
- a CDS encoding substrate-binding domain-containing protein: MQKSKWAKAGLLSVVSLSMLLAGCSDTKETASTTDSKGGSTEPIKIGVVTSKSGALEGYGTQELNGLKLGIEYATGGTNKVEGRDVQLLIEDDGGKPDDGIKKARKLLEEDNVDILQGSASSSVASAIEPLAEEYKKIYMIDPAAADDLTGKNFNKYVFRTGRNSSQDSLTGGKYAVENLGKSFFALAPDSVFGKSSNAAWKGTIEKSGGKIAQEEYAPQDTQDFTPYLQKAIQSKADVLLISWAGAGGAALFKQIAELKVAEKMKVTTGIPDIAGIKAMGDGAVGLQGMTAYYYGLPKNKENDWLVEHHKKDFNGTPPDLFTAGGFTAGIAIVEGIKKAHSTDSDKLITALEGMTVHGAKGDYTFRKEDHQAIQPMYIVKLEKKDGFDYLVPTLVKEMSPEETAPPITNK; this comes from the coding sequence ATGCAAAAAAGCAAATGGGCCAAAGCCGGTCTCCTCTCCGTAGTTTCTCTGTCGATGCTTCTCGCAGGTTGCAGCGACACGAAGGAAACCGCTTCCACGACCGACTCCAAAGGCGGTAGCACCGAACCGATCAAGATCGGGGTCGTCACCTCGAAGTCCGGAGCTCTCGAAGGCTACGGCACTCAAGAACTCAACGGCCTGAAACTGGGCATCGAATATGCAACCGGCGGCACGAACAAAGTCGAAGGTCGCGACGTGCAACTCTTGATCGAGGACGACGGCGGCAAACCGGACGACGGGATCAAGAAAGCCCGCAAACTCCTGGAGGAAGACAATGTCGACATCCTCCAAGGCTCCGCTTCTTCGTCTGTCGCGTCTGCGATCGAACCGCTTGCCGAGGAGTACAAGAAAATCTACATGATCGATCCGGCTGCAGCCGACGACCTCACCGGCAAGAACTTCAACAAGTACGTGTTCCGCACCGGCCGCAACTCTTCGCAAGACTCGCTGACCGGCGGCAAGTACGCGGTTGAGAACCTGGGCAAATCGTTCTTCGCTCTGGCACCGGACTCCGTGTTTGGCAAATCGAGCAACGCGGCTTGGAAGGGCACGATTGAGAAATCCGGCGGCAAGATCGCTCAGGAAGAGTACGCACCGCAAGACACCCAAGACTTCACCCCGTACCTGCAAAAAGCCATCCAGTCCAAAGCAGACGTTTTGCTGATCTCGTGGGCAGGAGCCGGCGGTGCCGCTCTGTTCAAGCAAATCGCGGAACTGAAAGTGGCGGAGAAAATGAAAGTCACCACTGGCATCCCGGACATCGCGGGGATCAAAGCGATGGGCGACGGCGCTGTAGGGCTGCAAGGTATGACCGCGTACTACTACGGCCTCCCGAAAAACAAAGAAAACGACTGGCTGGTCGAGCACCATAAAAAGGACTTCAACGGCACGCCGCCGGACCTCTTCACTGCAGGTGGTTTCACCGCCGGGATCGCAATCGTGGAAGGGATCAAGAAAGCGCATTCAACCGACAGCGACAAACTGATCACCGCGTTGGAAGGCATGACCGTCCACGGCGCGAAAGGCGACTACACCTTCCGCAAAGAAGACCACCAAGCGATTCAGCCGATGTACATCGTCAAGCTGGAGAAAAAGGATGGCTTCGACTACCTCGTCCCGACCTTGGTCAAAGAGATGAGCCCGGAAGAGACCGCTCCGCCGATTACGAACAAGTAA
- a CDS encoding ATP-binding cassette domain-containing protein produces MAQPILETRGLTIQFGAHVAVNGVDFTVTPQTFTSIIGPNGAGKTTFFNLLSGQLRPTAGTVAFHGRDITGLPVYQRTRLGIGRSFQITNVFPNLTVLENVRIAAQGVGGGSFRLFSHYKKFKQYEEKAMHLLEKVHLGGKSEQIAKNLSHGDKRKLEIAILLALEPKLLLLDEPTAGMSLEEVPAIIEVIRGLKESGEHTILLIEHKIDMVLDLSDSLAVLFNGRLLAHGTPEEIMGNELVQSAYLGGLYDDDVTG; encoded by the coding sequence GTGGCGCAACCCATTTTGGAAACGCGCGGACTGACAATTCAGTTTGGCGCACACGTCGCCGTGAACGGTGTTGATTTCACCGTCACTCCACAGACGTTTACCTCGATTATCGGCCCGAACGGGGCAGGGAAGACGACGTTTTTTAACCTGTTGTCCGGACAATTGCGACCGACAGCGGGCACGGTCGCTTTTCACGGTAGAGACATCACGGGACTTCCGGTTTACCAACGCACACGGCTTGGGATCGGGCGCTCGTTTCAAATCACCAACGTGTTTCCGAACTTGACCGTGTTGGAGAACGTCCGCATCGCGGCCCAAGGAGTCGGGGGCGGGAGCTTCCGTCTGTTCTCGCACTACAAGAAATTCAAACAGTACGAAGAGAAAGCGATGCACCTGCTGGAAAAAGTCCACCTCGGCGGCAAGTCTGAGCAGATTGCGAAGAACCTCTCGCACGGCGACAAGCGCAAGTTGGAGATCGCCATCCTGCTCGCGTTGGAGCCGAAGTTGCTCTTGCTCGACGAACCGACCGCGGGGATGTCACTGGAGGAAGTGCCGGCGATCATCGAGGTCATTCGCGGGCTCAAAGAGTCTGGGGAGCACACGATCTTGCTGATCGAGCACAAAATCGACATGGTGCTCGACTTGTCCGATTCACTCGCCGTGTTGTTCAACGGTCGCCTGCTTGCACATGGCACGCCGGAGGAGATCATGGGCAACGAACTGGTGCAATCGGCGTACTTGGGAGGGTTATACGATGACGATGTTACAGGTTGA